The Terriglobia bacterium genome contains the following window.
ATTGGCGGTTCGGAAATGCTGGCGGCCTCAGTGGCCATTTTTCGAGTACCTCAGTATCTCTGTACCTAAGTACCTCAGTACCTAAGTTTCAGTTTCGGTTTCAGCCATGGGGTACTGAGCAACTGAAAAACTGAGATACCCCTGCACATTCTTGGACGCTTCTCGCGTCCCAAGGTTAGGACTTTTCTTCTTCTTTTTTGGGCGCCGTGTTGTCGACCTTCACCGACGCGCCGTTCCGCAGCGACCGGAGCACCTTGTAGCTGCCGGTAACAATCTCGTCGCCGGCCTGCAATCCACTCGTTACTTCGATGTCGGTGATGCCGGTGACACCGGTGTCCACCTTCACGAACTCGGCTTTCTTGTTGCGCACCACGAATACGCCCTGCAGCTCATCCTTGTCCTTGGCGCCCGGCGCGGGCGAGGCCGCCTGCACCGTGCCTTTCTTGGGCTTGGTCTCCAGGTCCGCCTTCTGCCGGACGGTGAGAGCCTGGATGGGGATGGTGACCGCATTGTTGCGGGTCGCGGTGGTGATCTTAGCCGTGGTGGACAGGCCCGGACGCAGGTTCACCGGCGGGTCCTTGATGGTCACCACGACCTTGAAGTCCTTGGCCTCCTGGCTGCCGGTGGTGCTCTGCGTGGTCGCCAACCCGGTGGAGCGCACCACGGCGTTGTTGCCGATCTCGGTGACCTCGCCATGGAACGTTTTCTTGGGAATGGCATCAATCGTGACATCCGCCGTTTGCCCCAGCTTGACGTTGACGATGTCGGTTTCATCCACCATGACCTCGGCGGTGACTACCGACATGTCGGACACGGTCATGAGCAGGCTGCCGGGCGAACTCTGAATCCCCATAATGACCGTCTCTCCCTCGCGCACGGGGAGGTTGCTGACAATGCCGTCATACGGCGACTCGTACTCGGTCTTGCTGAGCACGTCGCTGGCGTGGGTCAACTGCGCCTGCATTTGCCGGATGCGCTCCTGGGCGGAGGCGGTCTGCGCTTTCAATTGCGCGATGCGGGAGCGCGCCGAGGCAACGGCGGCATCGGAGCCTTCGAAGGTGGCCTTCCGGGTGTCGAAATCCTGTTTGGGGATGAGGTCTTGGCCGAACAGTGCCTCGCCGCGCTGGTAGTCCAGCTTGGCGCGGTCGTAGTCGGCGCGGGCCTTGTCAAGATCGGACTGGGCGCTTTTCAGGGCAGCGTCGGAGGCGGCGTAGTCGGTCTTGGCGGCCGCCAGTTGCGCCTGCATGGAGGCCACGTCGGCCGCCGATTGCACGTAATCCAGCTTGGCCAGCAACTGCCCTTTCTTGACCGTCTCGCCTTCATGCACAAACAGCTTGGTGATCTTGCCATAACCGTTAGCGCCGATGTTGACGTAGGTCTTGGGCTTGACTTCGCCGGAGGCGCTGACGATGGAAGTCAGGTCCTGGCGTGTCACTTTGCCGGTCTGCACCACGACCACGCCCTTGCCACTCTGGTGGACGGTGAAGCCGACAATGGCCCCCACCAGCACCAGGGCTCCAACCCCGATCGCAATTTTTTTCCCAGTCTTCACTCGTTCCCTCGCTCATCGTCCTTTCAGCCTCGTACGGGCCCGACCACGCGACGATGACGGCCTCTCCTTTGATACGCACAGACCGAACGAGAAGTTCCCGGCTTTGCACGTCCCCGACGCCAGCCCCGGCGCGTGATCCTTCCCCCCACGGTTCCGGAACCATTATAGTGAATTCCAGTCAAACACTGCCCCAGCTATTCTCACCTGAAGGCGATTTCCGGGGATGAACGGCGGCGTCTGGAACGTCTGGAAAATATTGGCAGCTCAACAGATACGGGACAAGATCACAAAAGAAGTGTGCGCCTCGTCCTTGCTTTAAAAGGGGCGACAACATAGAATTTAGTCGCCCTAATTGTCTCCCAGGAGCCCACACCCGATGTCTTCAAAAGTTGTCAGGGGTCGTGTCTTGGCACTGAGCCTGGCCGGCTGCTTGTTGTCCGCACACTTCGCGTTCGCCCAGAGCGACAAAAGCAGCAAGACGGACGCCAAGGCCCCCGCCGCCTCCCAAGAACAAGCAGGGCAGCAGGATCCTTTGAAGCGTCCCCTGTCGGAAAAACAGCAAAAACTGCAGCAAAAGG
Protein-coding sequences here:
- a CDS encoding efflux RND transporter periplasmic adaptor subunit, translating into MKTGKKIAIGVGALVLVGAIVGFTVHQSGKGVVVVQTGKVTRQDLTSIVSASGEVKPKTYVNIGANGYGKITKLFVHEGETVKKGQLLAKLDYVQSAADVASMQAQLAAAKTDYAASDAALKSAQSDLDKARADYDRAKLDYQRGEALFGQDLIPKQDFDTRKATFEGSDAAVASARSRIAQLKAQTASAQERIRQMQAQLTHASDVLSKTEYESPYDGIVSNLPVREGETVIMGIQSSPGSLLMTVSDMSVVTAEVMVDETDIVNVKLGQTADVTIDAIPKKTFHGEVTEIGNNAVVRSTGLATTQSTTGSQEAKDFKVVVTIKDPPVNLRPGLSTTAKITTATRNNAVTIPIQALTVRQKADLETKPKKGTVQAASPAPGAKDKDELQGVFVVRNKKAEFVKVDTGVTGITDIEVTSGLQAGDEIVTGSYKVLRSLRNGASVKVDNTAPKKEEEKS